CAAGCCGGTTCAGGACTTTCTCGTGCCGGCTATCGAGCAATACTACAACGGCAGGCCCGGGGTGCAACGGGACGAAGCCATGCGTTCCTGCGGTCTTGCCGGACAGACCATCATGCTGGCGGCCAAGGCCATGGGCTATGACACGTGCCCGATGGACGGCTTCGATTTCGACGCGGTGGGCAAGATCATCAACCTCCCCCCTGATCATGTGATTTCCTTCATGATCGCGATCGGGAAAAAGACGCAGGACTCGTGGCCGCGGCCCGGGCAGCTGTCCTACGCGCAAGTTGTGGTGGAAAACGCGTTTTAGTTCC
This region of Chthoniobacterales bacterium genomic DNA includes:
- a CDS encoding nitroreductase family protein translates to MNTIEAIRARRAIKHYDPNHKMPADEERQLLELAMLSPTAFNIQNWRFVVVRDMEIRKKIRAVAWDQAQVTDASVLVVLCANIKAWEQQPQQYWRNAPKPVQDFLVPAIEQYYNGRPGVQRDEAMRSCGLAGQTIMLAAKAMGYDTCPMDGFDFDAVGKIINLPPDHVISFMIAIGKKTQDSWPRPGQLSYAQVVVENAF